From the Candidatus Bathyarchaeota archaeon A05DMB-5 genome, the window ACTGTGGATAAGATACATGAGACTGGCGGCATTGCAGTGGCATGTCACCCAGCAACTTTCTTTAAAGGAAGCTTGGGGAAACACACGAATTCAAAGTTTGACGCAGTGGAAGTGATTAACGCTTCTGCCTTCCCATTCAAATATTCCGTTAAACATAGTAAAGAAATTGCTTTGCGCCTAGGAATTAGCCAAGTTGCTGGCAGCGACGCCCACTATGCTCCAGAAATCGGCTGCGCATACACGATTATTAACGCTGAATTACAGATTGATAAGATAATGAGAGCAATAAAAAAGGGGTTATGTGAACCCTTGGGCAGTGCAATACCGTTAACAATGAGATTGAAAAGAGAGATTCTGTCCTTGAAAAGAAAATTACGTTAATAATTCACTGCTCTTTAATAAGTGAGAATATTCTATTCTCTACTCATATATTTTGTAACAAGCTTTAGAATTGTAGATTTCTTGTCTCCGTGGAAAAATGGGATTTACCGAATACCTTTTGGGCGCGTATTCATAAAAAGAGAGAAAAGTCAGAGGAAGTTTTCCATTTGATAGAGATTCAAATTCAAGCCAAGTTTCTTTTCTGGCTCCGCGTAGGGTTCAAGATTGAAAAGTTGAGGCGCGATTGTTCCGAATCCGCTTAGAATATGCGGCGA encodes:
- a CDS encoding CehA/McbA family metallohydrolase, with product MQLKIDLHVHTHYSYDSSITPEQLVFYAKKRGLNGIAITDHDRINGALKIAKETDFLIIPGIEISSLNGHVLGLNVQEFIPSKLSVDETVDKIHETGGIAVACHPATFFKGSLGKHTNSKFDAVEVINASAFPFKYSVKHSKEIALRLGISQVAGSDAHYAPEIGCAYTIINAELQIDKIMRAIKKGLCEPLGSAIPLTMRLKREILSLKRKLR